In one window of Leptospirales bacterium DNA:
- the greA gene encoding transcription elongation factor GreA codes for MSQTVETEVRDPLYQKVVAQINEEKLVKDLNLVQLSKFKNLDDIAQELGAAANRAEIVGLLEENLKESGTSLVSRYVLGLASFRQEGVDIEGRLKSLLDHYSRNAKWTIVDHIADRILETDENNRTALRAKVDATERLKGKKELRPFLERLAQIDRKNPDVVKKFALSILDEDAPRAISSLKQAAESYARLKDYRNLEEIWNLVVQHDYKDLAFFERIERILVGNREKTRAAAYLVNLVEPHRAEENWPAVISVLKKILEYQPDSTRARGDLVRAYRSLYENHSLLAEFLKMSDLTNHKKPVGPCIASFERNIVFDKGNYVYHRTRGVGKIAEIDKDQVIVDFRDNPGQRMSIQMAISSLQPITSNHFWVRMYEAPADMEELFKTDLPMFFEMLLSSFGSRMTLAEIKSELTPRFLSIAEWSKWWTRARTVIKDHPRFGFNLKKKDEIVLRENEVSPSEELSMRFQAASDWNQKLDLALESLKSDQTEDAAQTCVQFYRESETSRDALKQLHSFLFLELAQQAMGEEIADRRLKRDQVRELIQKAKPKDLIKWCAETTAVDMKREIVNWIARNRPDYAEILEEILFEVPIKVNRHVLNELNRTSQEATLKSFLHKTLTRYREHPETFLWAAKGILTGQWNYSWVEATREDTLLMVFRLLKPLNSIEKKGTRLKNTAIETILGTGNITVENLKKNDSLGELVLAAAVDRLRRMYALFREVPYVADAHKENFLQYLSEMRPDFSADSATTADAEEDSESVESLLPPEGVILVSAGALQKRREHLDHLINVVMPANSRDIGEAMEKGDLRENAEYKAAMERQSTLQAEIQQVSEEVKRAEIIEPKKVRRDVAAIGSLVELSQADGSRISYRILGPWDADTEQNIISYASPLAQALLGKKVGESASLDGGPRFKIESLASAFG; via the coding sequence ATGTCGCAAACAGTCGAAACTGAAGTACGTGATCCGCTCTACCAGAAAGTCGTGGCGCAGATCAATGAAGAGAAGCTTGTCAAAGATTTGAATCTGGTTCAGTTGAGTAAGTTCAAGAATCTCGACGATATCGCGCAGGAGCTTGGCGCCGCAGCCAACAGGGCAGAAATAGTAGGACTCCTGGAGGAGAACCTGAAGGAAAGCGGAACCTCGTTGGTATCGCGCTACGTTCTGGGACTGGCCTCCTTTCGGCAGGAGGGCGTTGACATCGAAGGCCGCCTGAAGAGCCTGCTGGATCACTACTCGCGCAATGCTAAATGGACCATTGTCGATCACATTGCGGACCGCATCCTGGAAACGGATGAAAACAATCGCACGGCATTGCGCGCCAAGGTAGACGCCACCGAGCGGCTCAAAGGAAAAAAAGAGCTGCGCCCCTTTCTGGAACGTCTGGCGCAGATCGATCGCAAGAATCCCGATGTAGTCAAAAAATTCGCCCTTTCCATTCTGGATGAGGATGCGCCTCGGGCCATCAGTTCGCTGAAGCAGGCGGCTGAATCCTATGCTCGCCTCAAGGATTATCGCAATCTCGAGGAAATCTGGAACCTGGTTGTCCAGCACGACTACAAAGATCTGGCTTTCTTTGAACGCATTGAGCGGATCTTGGTTGGCAACCGCGAAAAAACCCGCGCCGCCGCCTACCTGGTCAATCTTGTAGAGCCGCATCGCGCCGAGGAGAACTGGCCGGCGGTCATCAGCGTTCTCAAGAAAATCCTGGAGTACCAACCGGATTCAACGCGCGCCCGCGGCGATCTGGTGCGCGCTTACCGTTCGCTCTATGAAAACCACTCGCTGCTTGCCGAGTTCCTGAAAATGTCCGACTTGACCAACCACAAAAAGCCGGTTGGTCCGTGCATCGCCAGCTTTGAACGCAATATTGTCTTCGATAAGGGCAACTACGTCTACCATCGCACGCGCGGCGTAGGAAAGATTGCAGAAATCGACAAAGATCAGGTGATCGTCGACTTCCGCGACAATCCGGGACAGCGCATGTCGATCCAGATGGCGATTTCCAGCCTGCAACCGATTACTTCCAACCACTTCTGGGTGCGCATGTATGAAGCCCCGGCAGACATGGAGGAGCTTTTCAAGACCGACCTGCCGATGTTCTTCGAGATGCTGCTTTCGTCCTTTGGCAGCCGAATGACCCTCGCTGAAATCAAGTCGGAGCTGACGCCGCGTTTCCTTTCCATTGCGGAGTGGTCTAAATGGTGGACGCGAGCGCGCACAGTAATCAAGGATCATCCGCGTTTTGGCTTCAACCTCAAAAAGAAGGACGAGATCGTACTGCGCGAAAACGAGGTCTCTCCATCCGAAGAGCTATCGATGCGTTTTCAGGCGGCCTCCGACTGGAATCAGAAGCTCGACCTGGCGCTGGAGTCGCTGAAGAGCGATCAAACCGAGGACGCTGCTCAGACCTGCGTGCAGTTCTATCGCGAAAGCGAAACCTCGCGGGACGCGCTCAAGCAGCTGCACAGTTTCCTTTTTCTGGAGCTTGCCCAGCAGGCCATGGGCGAGGAGATTGCCGATCGCCGTTTGAAGCGCGACCAGGTGCGCGAATTGATTCAGAAAGCAAAGCCAAAGGATCTGATCAAGTGGTGCGCGGAAACCACCGCCGTGGACATGAAGCGCGAGATCGTAAACTGGATCGCGCGCAATCGCCCCGACTATGCCGAGATTCTTGAGGAAATCCTTTTCGAAGTGCCCATCAAAGTCAACCGCCACGTTCTCAACGAACTCAATCGTACCAGCCAGGAGGCCACGCTCAAGTCCTTCCTGCACAAGACCTTGACTCGCTATCGCGAGCATCCCGAAACTTTCCTCTGGGCGGCCAAGGGCATTTTGACCGGACAGTGGAACTACTCCTGGGTCGAGGCGACGCGCGAGGACACGCTGTTGATGGTGTTTCGTCTGCTGAAGCCGCTGAACAGCATTGAAAAGAAAGGAACGCGGCTGAAGAACACCGCCATAGAAACCATCCTGGGGACCGGCAATATCACCGTTGAAAACCTGAAGAAAAACGATAGTTTGGGCGAATTGGTGCTGGCCGCCGCTGTCGATCGCCTGCGTCGCATGTATGCTCTGTTTCGCGAGGTACCCTACGTCGCTGACGCCCACAAGGAAAACTTCCTGCAGTATCTCAGCGAGATGCGGCCCGATTTCAGCGCCGATAGCGCAACGACGGCCGACGCCGAAGAGGATAGCGAGTCGGTAGAGTCGCTCCTTCCGCCGGAGGGCGTCATTCTGGTTTCGGCGGGGGCGCTGCAGAAGCGCCGCGAGCATCTCGATCACTTGATCAATGTTGTGATGCCGGCCAATTCGCGCGACATCGGCGAAGCGATGGAAAAGGGCGACTTGCGGGAGAATGCCGAATACAAGGCGGCTATGGAACGTCAGAGTACGTTGCAGGCCGAAATTCAACAGGTCAGCGAAGAAGTTAAGCGAGCCGAAATCATCGAGCCAAAGAAGGTTCGCCGCGATGTTGCAGCCATTGGTTCGCTGGTCGAACTCAGTCAGGCCGATGGCAGCCGCATCAGCTACCGCATTCTTGGCCCCTGGGACGCCGATACGGAGCAAAACATCATTTCTTACGCCTCCCCTCTGGCCCAGGCCTTGCTGGGAAAAAAGGTCGGCGAAAGCGCGAGCCTGGATGGCGGTCCGAGATTTAAGATCGAATCACTTGCATCGGCATTCGGCTGA
- a CDS encoding ABC transporter ATP-binding protein: protein MGGRRKSAAVSRPAECVLRAQGLSRVYRSGEVETVALRSVDLEIFAGEYVTLLGPSGSGKSTLLNLLGGLDTASAGQIEFRNRLLTAANDEELTRYRREHVGFVFQFYNLIPSLTARENVELVTEIAARPLAASEALALVGLADRADHFPSQLSGGEQQRVAIARAIAKQPEVLFCDEPTGALDHATGRLVLQAIGRVNESLGAICVVITHNAAMAELGDRTLRMADGRIVAATHNTRRRLPDEISW from the coding sequence ATGGGCGGCCGGCGCAAGTCGGCTGCCGTCTCGCGGCCGGCGGAGTGCGTACTGCGTGCGCAGGGCCTCAGTCGAGTCTATCGCAGCGGCGAGGTCGAGACTGTCGCCCTGCGGTCCGTTGATCTCGAAATCTTTGCGGGAGAATACGTGACGTTGCTTGGGCCTTCGGGCAGCGGCAAATCGACGCTTCTCAACCTGCTGGGCGGTCTCGATACGGCCAGCGCGGGTCAGATTGAATTTCGCAACCGGCTGCTGACCGCTGCCAACGACGAAGAGTTAACGCGCTATCGTCGCGAACATGTCGGTTTTGTTTTTCAATTCTACAATCTGATCCCCAGTTTGACGGCTCGTGAAAATGTGGAACTGGTTACGGAGATTGCAGCTCGACCCTTGGCGGCAAGCGAGGCGCTGGCGCTGGTCGGCCTGGCCGATCGCGCCGATCATTTCCCCTCGCAACTTTCCGGCGGCGAGCAGCAGCGCGTGGCGATTGCTCGTGCTATTGCCAAACAACCCGAGGTTCTATTTTGCGATGAGCCAACTGGCGCGCTCGATCACGCAACTGGACGTCTGGTATTGCAGGCAATCGGGCGGGTAAACGAAAGTCTTGGCGCCATTTGCGTTGTAATCACTCACAATGCAGCCATGGCCGAACTTGGCGATCGTACGCTGCGTATGGCCGACGGACGCATAGTCGCCGCGACGCACAATACCCGCCGACGACTACCCGATGAGATCAGCTGGTAG
- a CDS encoding ABC transporter permease, whose protein sequence is MRSIDRKALRDLRLLRWQAFSIGAVAAAGVIVLTSSLSAYQSLRSARDRFYRQARIADIFADVQRAPESTLERLRALADVQLAESRLVYFATLDMPGGRFPAAANLISLPYEGEIGLNRPILRSGRLPRPEDADEALVSEAFALKNALRPGARIAVLLNGKRRNFRITGVALSAEYVTAIRPGAGLPDDQNYAILWVSRRTLEAAWDMQGSFNSLAIALRPGASPRLALARIDELLKSAGGHGARLRKEIPSDIFVANELDQLRSMAIVLPAIFLGVTAFLLNVVMHRLVARQRDQVATLKALGYDNRSIARHYVLIAVLIAGAGGIAGAVPGYYLGALWVDLYRDFFRFPDLRFEFGVHLPALGALISIVSAVGGAAGAFRQAARLPPAQAMRPPEPASFQRSLAEQLGFSKVFPGMRSRMLLRALTLRPLRTLLAVVGIGFASAVVVVGMFWQDAIDYIVHVQYYLLHREEATVVFTAPVSESALLELQHMPGVIYAEGYRDLPVRLRFGPRHEDAAITGAPDDQRLRRVLNRRLRSPRTPPGGMLLNRMLAEDLGARAGDRIEVETLEGERRVSQMRIEGLVDEFMGRSVLLSLEEANRLAGEGRRITSAGLLYDPAYSAELFAGLRKMPRVSAAVTRSQGLSIFREQSAAVIVTTSLILLACAAVIAFGVVYNTAMSALSERAFELASLRILGFSPTEVFRILAGELAVQTALALPAGALLGLLMAWLAIVGMPVEGFVIPLKIDLSTYMLAALNTSVAAAASLYFLYRRIRRLDLVAVLKVRE, encoded by the coding sequence ATGCGCTCGATCGATCGAAAGGCATTGCGAGACCTGCGCCTATTGCGCTGGCAGGCTTTCAGCATTGGCGCCGTCGCCGCCGCCGGCGTTATCGTCCTGACTTCTTCGCTCAGCGCCTACCAGAGCCTGCGCTCGGCGCGCGATCGCTTCTATCGACAGGCGCGCATCGCAGATATCTTTGCCGATGTTCAGCGGGCGCCCGAGTCGACCCTCGAACGGCTGCGCGCCCTTGCCGATGTTCAGCTGGCCGAGTCGCGCCTTGTTTACTTTGCCACGCTGGACATGCCGGGAGGAAGATTTCCAGCCGCCGCCAATTTGATTTCTTTGCCCTACGAGGGTGAAATCGGCTTGAATCGACCAATCCTGCGCAGCGGTCGCCTGCCGCGGCCGGAGGACGCCGACGAGGCGCTGGTCAGCGAGGCCTTTGCATTGAAAAACGCGCTGCGACCTGGCGCCCGCATTGCGGTGTTGCTCAATGGCAAACGACGCAACTTTCGCATTACTGGCGTAGCCTTGAGCGCCGAATATGTGACTGCCATCCGCCCCGGCGCAGGCCTGCCCGATGATCAGAATTATGCGATCCTCTGGGTTTCGCGTCGCACGCTGGAAGCGGCCTGGGATATGCAGGGGTCCTTCAACAGCCTGGCTATTGCACTGCGGCCAGGAGCTTCGCCCCGCCTGGCGCTGGCCAGAATCGACGAATTGTTGAAATCCGCAGGCGGCCATGGCGCGCGACTGCGTAAGGAAATACCATCTGACATCTTCGTCGCCAATGAACTGGACCAGCTGCGCTCCATGGCGATCGTATTGCCCGCTATCTTTCTGGGCGTTACCGCGTTTCTGCTGAACGTCGTCATGCATCGCCTGGTCGCCCGACAACGCGACCAGGTGGCGACACTGAAGGCCCTTGGATACGACAACCGTAGCATCGCTCGCCATTACGTGTTGATCGCCGTGTTGATTGCCGGCGCCGGCGGCATTGCTGGCGCCGTGCCGGGCTACTACCTGGGCGCCCTCTGGGTCGATCTCTATCGCGATTTTTTTCGTTTTCCGGATCTGCGCTTCGAGTTTGGCGTCCATCTGCCCGCGCTTGGCGCCCTGATCAGTATTGTGTCCGCCGTGGGCGGCGCAGCCGGCGCTTTTCGGCAGGCCGCTCGTTTGCCGCCGGCGCAGGCAATGCGCCCGCCGGAGCCGGCGTCCTTCCAGCGCAGCCTTGCCGAACAACTTGGATTCAGTAAAGTATTCCCGGGAATGCGATCGCGCATGCTACTGCGCGCACTGACATTGCGACCGCTGCGGACGCTGCTGGCCGTCGTAGGCATTGGCTTTGCATCGGCGGTAGTGGTCGTCGGAATGTTCTGGCAGGATGCAATTGACTACATCGTCCATGTTCAGTACTATCTGCTGCATCGCGAGGAAGCAACCGTCGTCTTCACCGCGCCGGTATCCGAGAGCGCGCTGCTAGAACTGCAACACATGCCAGGCGTGATCTATGCGGAAGGCTACCGGGATCTGCCAGTTCGCCTGCGTTTTGGACCGCGCCATGAGGACGCGGCGATAACCGGCGCACCTGATGACCAGCGATTGCGGCGCGTTCTGAATCGACGCCTGCGCAGTCCGCGTACTCCTCCCGGCGGCATGTTGTTGAATCGAATGCTGGCAGAAGATCTGGGCGCGCGCGCCGGAGATCGCATTGAAGTGGAAACGCTGGAAGGCGAGCGACGTGTGAGCCAGATGCGTATTGAAGGGCTGGTCGATGAATTTATGGGCCGCAGTGTCCTGCTTTCGCTGGAGGAGGCAAACCGACTGGCAGGCGAAGGACGGCGTATTACCAGCGCCGGGCTGCTCTATGATCCAGCCTACAGCGCCGAACTCTTTGCCGGCCTGCGTAAGATGCCGCGGGTCAGCGCCGCAGTGACACGCAGCCAGGGCCTGAGCATTTTTCGCGAACAGAGCGCCGCGGTAATCGTGACCACCAGTTTGATCCTGCTGGCCTGCGCCGCAGTCATTGCCTTTGGCGTTGTCTACAACACTGCGATGAGCGCTCTATCGGAGCGCGCCTTTGAACTGGCCAGCCTGCGCATCCTGGGATTTTCACCGACGGAAGTTTTCCGGATTCTGGCTGGCGAACTGGCTGTCCAAACAGCTCTGGCGCTGCCGGCTGGCGCGCTGCTGGGATTGCTGATGGCCTGGCTGGCAATCGTCGGAATGCCGGTCGAGGGCTTCGTAATTCCACTGAAGATTGACCTTTCGACCTACATGCTGGCCGCGCTGAACACCAGCGTTGCCGCAGCGGCCAGTCTGTACTTTCTTTACCGTCGAATTCGCCGCCTGGATCTTGTCGCAGTGCTCAAGGTGCGCGAGTAA
- a CDS encoding HlyD family efflux transporter periplasmic adaptor subunit, whose amino-acid sequence MNWKSWLKGRRLIYAALGGAALVLIVLAFQKQPVQIESAIITRGRFEETITVEGQTRVREKFTVLAPVSGVLQRLRLHAGDRVARGQTVAQIQWDYPRAVTAPGAGQILRVHREDAGPIEMGQPILELGDLRRMEVVAEVLTADAARLQPGMPAHIDRWGGDTVLAARVRLIEPSAFKKISPLGVEEQRVRVLLDLLAAPEERPALGDDFTVRCSIVLRQFDQVLIAPIGALFRDESSWAVFLIERGRARKQRVELLGRSQTQAAISGVAEGAEAALYPGDAVNDGDRVRPLPR is encoded by the coding sequence ATGAACTGGAAAAGCTGGCTGAAGGGTCGAAGACTGATCTACGCCGCTCTGGGCGGAGCTGCGCTGGTTCTGATTGTCCTCGCCTTTCAAAAGCAGCCGGTACAAATTGAAAGCGCCATCATCACCCGCGGCCGTTTCGAAGAAACGATTACGGTCGAAGGGCAGACCAGGGTCCGCGAGAAGTTCACTGTACTGGCGCCGGTGAGCGGCGTGCTCCAGAGACTGCGCCTGCATGCCGGCGACCGCGTCGCACGCGGACAAACGGTGGCGCAAATCCAGTGGGACTATCCGCGGGCCGTTACTGCGCCAGGGGCCGGCCAGATCTTACGCGTCCACCGCGAAGATGCCGGTCCGATCGAAATGGGCCAGCCCATACTGGAACTGGGCGACCTCAGGCGCATGGAGGTTGTTGCTGAGGTGCTGACCGCCGATGCCGCGCGACTGCAGCCCGGCATGCCAGCACACATTGATCGCTGGGGCGGCGATACAGTGCTTGCTGCACGGGTGAGACTGATCGAGCCATCGGCCTTCAAGAAGATATCGCCGCTTGGCGTCGAAGAGCAACGCGTACGCGTGCTGCTTGATCTGCTGGCCGCCCCGGAAGAACGTCCCGCGCTGGGCGATGATTTCACCGTTCGATGCAGTATTGTCCTGCGCCAATTTGATCAAGTGTTGATTGCACCAATTGGCGCCCTCTTTCGTGATGAGAGCAGCTGGGCGGTCTTTCTGATTGAAAGGGGCCGAGCCCGCAAGCAAAGAGTCGAGCTGTTGGGTCGCAGCCAGACCCAGGCTGCAATTTCCGGCGTCGCAGAGGGCGCCGAGGCCGCGCTCTATCCTGGCGATGCCGTCAATGACGGCGATCGTGTTCGTCCCCTGCCCCGGTAG
- a CDS encoding helix-turn-helix domain-containing protein, producing MMESMKAGRPGEIKTLSFRRRTPPEIEVLNMERMLRDHHRTATRPHRTDFYHILFFGRCAPVHRVDFQEVAVTPRSLLFLAREQIHQFDAVRKYSGQALIFTASFFCQSAADSDFLRGNVLFNQILSGPLLQTDRETHARLRTILNWITEELQFGAAANPAILKQLVHLLLLLAERKIREGLPQARRSSREIQRTLAFRELIEKQYIAEKRVSYYAKRLMLPARDLAKATLRVTGKTPKQMIDDRLFLEAKRLLAHGDESVGEIARRLGFDEATNFAKYFRKHALLAPLEFRRSAQALPARADRSRNR from the coding sequence ATGATGGAGAGCATGAAGGCGGGGCGGCCGGGCGAGATCAAGACGCTCAGCTTTCGACGGCGGACGCCGCCGGAGATCGAGGTCTTGAATATGGAGAGAATGCTTCGCGACCACCATCGCACGGCGACCCGACCGCACCGCACGGATTTCTATCACATCCTTTTTTTCGGTCGCTGTGCGCCCGTCCATCGCGTCGACTTCCAGGAAGTTGCGGTCACGCCGCGATCATTGCTATTTCTGGCCCGCGAACAGATCCATCAGTTTGATGCTGTGCGCAAGTATTCAGGCCAGGCCCTGATCTTTACTGCATCCTTCTTCTGTCAAAGCGCGGCGGATTCCGATTTCTTGCGGGGCAATGTGCTGTTCAATCAGATCCTGAGCGGACCCTTGCTGCAGACGGATCGCGAGACTCATGCACGATTGCGGACTATCCTGAACTGGATTACGGAGGAACTGCAGTTCGGCGCCGCCGCCAATCCGGCCATCCTGAAGCAGCTGGTCCATCTATTGCTGCTGCTGGCGGAGCGCAAGATACGCGAGGGGCTGCCTCAGGCGCGGCGTTCCTCGCGCGAAATCCAGCGAACGCTCGCCTTCCGGGAGCTGATCGAGAAGCAGTACATTGCTGAAAAGCGCGTAAGCTACTACGCAAAGCGGTTGATGCTGCCTGCCAGGGATCTGGCAAAGGCCACGCTGCGCGTGACAGGTAAAACGCCAAAGCAGATGATTGATGATCGCCTGTTCCTTGAAGCAAAGCGATTGCTGGCGCATGGCGATGAATCGGTAGGCGAGATTGCCCGTCGACTGGGCTTTGATGAAGCCACCAACTTTGCTAAGTACTTTCGAAAGCACGCCTTGCTGGCGCCGCTGGAATTTCGCCGATCGGCGCAGGCCCTGCCGGCGCGCGCCGATCGATCAAGAAATAGGTAA
- the msrB gene encoding peptide-methionine (R)-S-oxide reductase MsrB: protein MAEKKIQRSPEEWAAQLSPMQFHVAREKGTERAFTGEYYQNKAEGVYHCVCCGAELFQSKEKYESGSGWPSFWQPSDPANVRTEEDRSHGMTRTEVLCDVCDAHLGHVFPDGPRPTGLRYCINSASLKFEEKK from the coding sequence ATGGCCGAAAAAAAGATCCAGCGCAGCCCGGAAGAATGGGCAGCGCAGCTAAGCCCGATGCAGTTCCATGTGGCGCGCGAGAAAGGCACGGAACGTGCTTTCACCGGCGAATACTACCAGAATAAAGCCGAGGGCGTCTACCACTGCGTTTGCTGTGGAGCGGAACTCTTCCAATCGAAAGAGAAATATGAATCGGGCAGCGGCTGGCCGAGCTTCTGGCAGCCTTCCGATCCGGCTAACGTTCGGACGGAGGAGGATCGCAGCCATGGCATGACGCGCACCGAGGTGCTTTGCGATGTATGCGACGCGCACCTTGGTCATGTCTTTCCCGATGGTCCGCGTCCCACCGGCTTGCGCTACTGCATCAACTCCGCCTCGCTGAAATTTGAGGAAAAGAAGTGA
- a CDS encoding sigma-70 family RNA polymerase sigma factor: MEVTEQRQRERELIARVQAGDGDAYLSLVGAYRLRLFRKACSIVHDAEDAEDCLQEALLTAYRALPRFRGESGIYTWLYRIVVNKCRDHLRSRRSRVQESLEPLQPLLSDDRVAIEKNVELSDDAAYLINKINGLERKYRQILLYRYYENLSYEEIAELMQVNIGTVKSRLFKARELLKRSIVRNGRGEEYFSAL; this comes from the coding sequence ATGGAGGTTACGGAGCAGCGTCAGCGCGAACGCGAGCTGATTGCGCGGGTGCAGGCCGGCGACGGCGACGCCTATCTGAGCCTGGTGGGCGCGTATCGGCTGCGCCTCTTCCGCAAGGCCTGCTCCATCGTCCATGATGCGGAGGACGCCGAGGATTGCCTGCAGGAGGCCCTGCTCACGGCTTACCGGGCGCTGCCCCGCTTTCGCGGTGAAAGCGGCATATACACCTGGCTTTACCGGATTGTTGTGAACAAGTGCCGGGACCATTTACGGTCCCGGCGCAGCCGCGTACAGGAGTCCCTGGAGCCGCTGCAGCCCCTGCTTTCCGATGATCGCGTAGCCATAGAAAAAAATGTCGAACTGTCTGACGATGCCGCTTATCTAATCAACAAGATCAACGGTCTGGAGCGCAAGTACAGGCAGATACTTCTCTACCGCTATTACGAGAATCTGTCCTACGAAGAGATCGCCGAGCTCATGCAGGTTAACATTGGCACGGTAAAAAGTCGGCTCTTCAAGGCTCGCGAGCTGTTGAAACGATCGATTGTAAGGAATGGTCGGGGCGAAGAGTATTTTAGCGCCCTTTAA
- a CDS encoding signal peptidase II has translation MSQAAELLKRAFSFPKSFFQVFQPLWLLGLCALLSADLISKKLVTDSLDFNLHGGQIAHVTSLEHLRTRDAGRPQVNVLGDEGRLIKLRLVFNDRFIFGIGPTLPVFGFLLTLAATIFLVFYRFRVPDMGNSFAWLLVFSGAIGNLIDKAFLKSLVDRSWKFGLVPEDGYVQGVVDFVECIWFGWDSVQNIPLLNFLSMRTWPTFNVADSCIVVGVILLIFTIGDGKKPTVAQGKA, from the coding sequence ATGTCCCAGGCCGCCGAACTTCTCAAACGTGCATTCTCATTTCCAAAGTCCTTCTTTCAGGTCTTTCAGCCGCTGTGGCTGCTTGGTCTGTGCGCATTGTTGTCTGCAGACTTGATTTCCAAGAAGCTGGTTACGGACAGCCTGGACTTCAATCTCCATGGGGGACAGATTGCACATGTCACTTCATTGGAGCATCTGCGTACACGCGACGCAGGCCGGCCCCAGGTGAATGTGCTTGGCGATGAGGGTCGGCTGATCAAGCTGCGTCTGGTTTTTAACGATCGCTTCATCTTTGGAATTGGGCCGACTCTTCCGGTATTTGGATTTCTTCTGACCCTGGCGGCGACGATCTTTCTGGTCTTCTATCGCTTTCGCGTTCCGGATATGGGCAACTCCTTCGCCTGGCTTCTGGTCTTTTCCGGCGCCATAGGTAATCTGATCGACAAGGCCTTCCTCAAGTCGCTGGTCGATCGCAGCTGGAAATTTGGTCTGGTTCCGGAAGACGGCTACGTGCAAGGGGTGGTCGACTTTGTCGAATGCATCTGGTTTGGCTGGGACAGCGTTCAGAACATTCCTTTGCTGAATTTTCTTTCCATGCGCACCTGGCCGACCTTCAACGTCGCTGATAGCTGCATTGTCGTAGGCGTAATTCTTCTCATCTTTACCATCGGCGACGGCAAGAAGCCCACTGTCGCCCAGGGGAAGGCCTGA
- a CDS encoding radical SAM protein yields the protein MSSPLRVQPTTLQELELAERSYRTIPFEAILKQDLLRLGLNFDAAALQQGEFKAKDYFIFTFDHVPLKEQDQQIRFRIPEEIRISGGAFALAPTVVSVRVNPHSPYRIAADSEGGPALFLGEQRLAAAEFPPAPPWYAHRTASGKAPGEIAPVIEWGYLIYLTAFRNCQYFGAEEECAFCDINHNYRQQKLEGRPYTGVKSIEEILETLAWIDAEDHTAKVYTITGGSVLTQLRGKNETEFYFQYAEAIENRFPGRWMGKVVTQAWEKEELQRFRNVGIRIYHPNYEVWAPHLFEKLCPGKTRFIGRDVWIRRILDSASVFGASHVIPNFVAGVELSRPWGFASVSEAIASTAEGLDFFMSHGIAPRFTTWCPEPYTTLTSIAEQDHPPLLYFLELLTVWKSTFEKYKLPTPPGYGEPGPGKAVFSVSAFMDVIGYPGRN from the coding sequence ATGAGCAGCCCATTGCGCGTACAGCCAACAACGCTTCAAGAACTGGAACTTGCCGAGCGCAGCTACCGCACCATCCCCTTTGAAGCAATCCTCAAGCAGGACCTGCTGCGACTGGGCTTGAATTTTGACGCCGCTGCATTGCAGCAGGGCGAATTCAAAGCGAAAGACTACTTCATTTTCACGTTTGATCATGTTCCGCTCAAAGAACAGGACCAGCAGATCCGTTTTCGGATTCCAGAGGAGATTCGCATCAGCGGCGGCGCCTTTGCGCTCGCCCCCACTGTAGTTTCCGTGCGCGTCAATCCGCACTCGCCCTATCGCATCGCTGCCGATAGCGAGGGCGGCCCTGCGCTATTTCTTGGCGAGCAGCGCTTGGCCGCCGCCGAATTTCCGCCAGCGCCGCCGTGGTATGCACATCGCACTGCAAGCGGCAAGGCCCCCGGCGAGATTGCGCCGGTCATCGAGTGGGGCTATCTGATCTATCTGACCGCCTTTCGCAACTGCCAGTACTTTGGCGCAGAAGAGGAATGCGCCTTCTGCGATATCAACCACAACTACCGTCAGCAAAAGCTCGAGGGTCGCCCTTACACGGGCGTTAAGAGTATTGAAGAGATTCTGGAGACGCTGGCCTGGATTGACGCCGAGGATCATACGGCAAAAGTTTATACTATAACTGGCGGATCGGTGCTGACTCAGCTACGAGGGAAAAACGAAACTGAATTCTATTTCCAGTACGCCGAAGCAATCGAGAATCGCTTTCCGGGTCGCTGGATGGGCAAGGTGGTAACCCAGGCCTGGGAAAAAGAAGAGCTGCAGCGATTTCGCAATGTCGGCATTCGCATCTACCATCCAAACTATGAGGTCTGGGCGCCGCATTTGTTCGAAAAGCTCTGCCCTGGCAAGACGCGCTTCATTGGCCGCGACGTCTGGATTCGTCGCATCCTGGATTCAGCCTCGGTCTTTGGCGCCTCGCACGTAATTCCCAACTTCGTCGCCGGAGTCGAGCTGTCGCGTCCCTGGGGCTTTGCCAGCGTATCGGAGGCCATTGCCTCGACTGCAGAGGGTCTGGATTTTTTCATGAGCCACGGCATAGCGCCGCGCTTCACCACCTGGTGCCCGGAGCCGTACACTACCTTGACCAGCATTGCCGAGCAGGATCATCCGCCGCTGCTGTACTTTCTGGAACTGCTGACCGTCTGGAAATCAACATTTGAAAAGTACAAACTGCCAACCCCTCCAGGCTACGGCGAGCCGGGTCCCGGTAAGGCAGTTTTCAGCGTCAGCGCCTTCATGGATGTAATCGGCTATCCCGGACGCAATTGA